One Candidatus Polarisedimenticolia bacterium genomic window, ACGACGCCGGAGGCGTAGCCGCCCAATCCATCGGACTCGAGCCACTCCCGCTGCGTGTCGCGCTCGCCTCTGGTGGCGAGCTCGGGAAGGTGCTTTGCTTCACCGGCCGCGGAGCCTATCCGCAGAAAGTCTTCGCCGGTCCGGCTGTCGCTCATGATCGGCTCCCTTCACTCCGCAGCTGTGCAGCCGCGGCGCGATCGACGTAGAAGAGCCGCCGGCCATCGACGGGGCGCGCGGCGCGAGCGGGGAAGCGGTCGGCAGGTGCGTCCCCCTCCAGCACCTCGCGCAGGATGGCGGCTTTTTCGCCCCCGCTCACCAGGAACAGGACCTCGGCCGCCCGGTTGATCACCGGAAGCGTGAGGGTGATGCGATGCGCTCGGACCGATTCGACCCAGGCCGAGGTGACGAAGCGGGAAGTCTCCTTCAGGGCCGGGCTCCCGGGGAACAGGGAGGCGGTATGGCCGTCGGCCCCCAGCCCCAGGAAGATCAGATCGAAGCGGGGAACCTCGCCATCCGCGACCCTGAAGAACTGCCGCAGGATGTAATCCCCGTACTCCGCCACCTGCGCCGGGTCCTCCAGCTCGGTGGCCAGA contains:
- the pgl gene encoding 6-phosphogluconolactonase; the encoded protein is MPRETELQVFPDLDALSHAAAGEFARLAGRASETGTTFTVALSGGSTPRRTYELLGTEYRDRVPWDSVQFFFSDERHVPPDHKDSNYGMAYRALLSRIPAPPWNAHRLATELEDPAQVAEYGDYILRQFFRVADGEVPRFDLIFLGLGADGHTASLFPGSPALKETSRFVTSAWVESVRAHRITLTLPVINRAAEVLFLVSGGEKAAILREVLEGDAPADRFPARAARPVDGRRLFYVDRAAAAQLRSEGSRS